GACCCTGACCGGGGCTCTAACCCGTGACCCCGACCGGGGCTCTAACCCCtgaccctgaccggggatcgaacccgtgaCCCCGACCGGGGGTCTAACCCATGACCTCCACGTGCGGGAACAACAgctcatccactgagccacccagctggGGCCGACACGAGTGTCCTTTTGCACAAGCGCCTCGTGAGTGTTTGGTGGTATGCCAGAGAGCGTCCACGGCGCGTGTGGTCCCCGCCTGCTCTCCATCCCCTCCGCCAGGCCTGGCTGGGCCCTCGGCTGGGTTTGGCCGGAGGAGGTGCTATTGGGAGATGGGGGGGTGGGGCGCAGAGACAAAGGTGAGGTTGGGTCCCTACTCCGCCACTTCCTTCCCGCTGGGTGGCAGGTGGCTGTGGCTCATTCCTTTAGCGAAGGCTCAACTCCCCCCCCCGGCAGCCCCCCTACCCCCCAGCTCTCTTTCTGGAGTCGGCATCTGCCTCATCTGTCCCTTGTCCCCCGGGGCAGAGGGGTGGTGGTGGCTAGCTCACCCTGGGAGCCTCTCCAGCCCTTGCCCACACCTTGGAAATGGCCCCTCATGAAACCCTCTTCTGTTACTCAATTTGGGGGGTCATGTGTTTCCTTCAGGGACCCTGAAGGGTGCAATTGGCCTGACCCAGGCCCCCTGAACAGGGGCAGCCCAGCCAATCCAAAGAGGGGGCCCCCACCCAGGGGACTGCCCCCCATGGCTGAGGGTGTGCAGCTGCAGAAAACACGTCTGACTCTACAACCCCACTCTTTCAACTGCCCGTGTGTGATCAAAATAAGTCCATTTCGAACTTTTCGAATCTTTGTTTTGAAACAGTGCCTGTGGCTGAGCACCTTGAATAATGGTCTAGAACACGTTTCACAGAATTTTCACACAGAAAGACTCGGGGGTCCCCAGAAACCTTCCCCCTCGTTTTCGCCCACCCCACCAGCTGAAAAGTGGTCCTGGGTCTGGGACTGGTGTTCCTTCGGGAGCAGACGCCCAGGAGGCCCCTTGGTGTCGGGGGCCCTGGGGACAAACTCCTCCTCCCGTGAGAGATGGTCACGAAGAGTCGGGTCTGGGAGTGAAGTGGGTCTCATCTACAGGAgcggggctgggggaggcagggacCCTTACTCAGGACCAGGATGCCAGAGGCGCCTCTGGTCCCCTATGGGGTTCAAGGAGGAGCCCCAGGCCAGCGGGAGAGATACTGGGGCTGCCCAGGGGGCCACAGGGCCTCAGCCAGGACATCGTATGTATACAGCCAGCCGTGTGCCCCTGACAGAGCCCATGACACAGCGGGAGGGCCACTTAGCACCCAGTGAGAGTCCTTCATTGTCCCCTTAGTGACCAACACATGCCTCATTCAGGCCGAGTAAGAAGGAGCCGGAAGCCTGAGCCAGCTAGCTCTACGTGGGGCCAGCCTGAGTCACCCTGAGTCAAGCTACGAGCTGGCAGGAGGTGCCCACTGGGCACTGCCCTTGCTCGGGAGGCTGCCTGGCAGCCAGCCACTCACCAACATGCCCAAGGCATCCCTACCTGGTCCTTGCTGCTGACCCCCATTCCCTCCACCCCATCTGCCATGGGCCACCTGCTGGGGACTTCCATTGTGACAGAGAGCTCTTCCTTGTACGCAGAGTCCCCCAAGAAACGGGAAACCCTGGCCTGAGAGCGCCCCCCTGCTCACCTCCCTGGGAGAGAGTCGCTgaccctcccccgcccccggtGCAGGCAGAAGgaccctctctcctgtccctcaTGCCAGATGCTTTCCGTTCAGTGCTTTGGTGGGGTGCGGCCCTCCCAGGGGCGTAACCCAGGAAAGCCAGGTGGGGGCCTCCTTTGTCCTCAGAAGAGAGGCCTTTGGGGACAAGGTGCCTCCATGCAGAGGTTGGGATGAGTGGGTGTCAGGGACAGGGGGTCCAGGGGAGGCAGGAAGAGCCAACAGCCTCCCCCAGCTGGCCTGTTTTTCCTGGATCTAGAGTCAGAGTCTCGGGTGGGGGGTGGCTGCTGGCCGTGGTCACAGCTGTCAGAGtctcggggggtggggggtggctgctGGCCGTGGTCACAGCTGTGGGCCAGGCACTCACCCTCGCTGGCACCTCAGCGTCCGGGGCCGCTCTGTGCCACCCTCATTGATGCGGCTTCCTCTCCACGGCAGCCACTGAGTTCTCGCCACGCTTCCCGGACCCCTCGCTCCTTCCCCTGAGGTCTCAGACACCCCGGTGGGTCGGGATGCCGCTTCACTCTCTATTGGGGCGCACAGAGCCCCAGCCCCCACCGCTGGTCAGCTCGGAGTTGATGTGGTGGCCCGGGAGACCAAGACCATGTCCCTCTGACGTCCCTGGTGGCCTGAGCCCAGCCCCAGCCGAGTGAACAAACCAGAGAAAATGAACGGGGGTCTTCCGCTGGCCGCGGGGCCGTCCGCCGGCCGCCTCCGGGCCTGACAGGGCGCCGCTCAGTGCTCCTGAGCGGCCCTGAAGGGCTGGGTCCACTTGGAGACATCCAGGAAGACCGTGGAGGCGCAGTGGTAGAgccaggggcggggcagggcgccGTGGCGGGTCCAGGCGTCCCGCCGGGGGTCGTAGGCCTCCATCTCCACGTGGTAGTCGCCGCCCATGCCCTGCCAACGGCCGCCCGTGGCATACAGCGCGCCGCCCAGCGGCACCAGCGCGCCGTTCTCGTGCAGGCTGTGCAGGGGCTGCACCTGCGGACAGGCTGTGGTCAGGGTCCCGGGGCGGCCAGGGAGCGGTGGCCAGGGCACAGGCAGAGAGCACGCCAGCACCcgccctggggcctggggcctccCCCCGGCTCCCTGTAAGCCCCCCTCTCCAGGCCGCAGCTCGGGGACCATGTGCCCAGCGCCCTGTTGCTTTCCTGGCCCGTGTCTGCTCATTCCTGAAAGCTGGGTCTGAGGGGACACGGAGCCTGGAGCCCCCTGCCACCGGCCCCCAGGGTGAGGTCTGGGCTGAGCCTCCGATGCTCAGCTGCTCTCCCGGAGGGGACAGATGTGGCCTCGGCCCTGAGAGACACACGTGGGGGGGCCCTTGTCTCATGGGCCCTTCACCGGCAGCTGCACCCCTGGCCCTAGCCCGTGGCCTCAGAAGTGCCCTGGTCCATGCCAGCAGCCTGCCTGGAGCCGGAGAGAGAGGCGGGCACTTTGGAAAAGCCCAGAGTGGGCGGTAAGGAGAGGTCTGCTGTGGCCTCCACATGAAGGACAGTACCGGGTGGCCCTGCGTGGCTGGGGGCCCCGCCCAGGGCGGAGGCATGAGCCCGGGCCCAGCTGAGAGGGCCCAGGAAGAAGGCCCGCCTGGCAGGGTGCGCCCTGCACCTGTTGTGCAGCCGTAGTGGGGCTTCTGGTCAGCTGAGCGCTGACGCCAGGGGACAGCTGTGGGCAGTGGGACCACGGAGGCCCCGTGTGGCCCGGGCGGGGCCCGGTGTGCAGCCTTCCCGGAAGCAGAGCCTGCCCCCTGGTGCTCCAAGGACTGAGATCCTCCGGCAGGTGGGGCGGGCCCAGAGCGTCCGGTGCTTCCCCTTCCCTGGTGTCCCTGGGGGCGAGTGTCCAGGagcccacccccttccttcccctgggCCAGGGGCAGCAGAAAATGGGGCACCAAGAAGCTGGCTGCTCCCACCTCACCCACAGCTCGGGAATCCGCCTCCCGGCTTGACTACCCCGAGGGGCGGGAGACTCGCTCCCTCTCGGGCCTGGCCACAGGCGGGAAGAGATTGCCCTTAGTCCACAGCTGTCGCCGCAACACCCCCAGCTGAGCCTGGGACTGACCCCCGTGCTGGGGACAGAGCCCCCGCGGTGACCAGCAGCCCCCCGGCCTTGGCTCTCCTGTCCTCAGGGGTCTTGGCTGTGTCCTCATCCCTTCCTTCACGGTCCTCCCCTGTGGTGACACCCCCAGGTCCCGGGCCTGCTCTCGGGGGCATCAGGGGTCGCGAGGACGTCACACCGGCAGGTGACGCTGGGGCCCACCTTCTGCCACAGGTTGGCCCCGGGGTCGTACACGTAGACCTTCTTGGTGTTGTCCCCGACCAGGTAGAGCGCGCCCTGCAGAGCGGCACAGCGGGGCGAGGACAGGTACTTGGGGATGAAGGGCGAGGCGATCATGCTCCACGCTTCTGCGAGGACACAGGGTCTGAGGCCCACCCTCATTGGGGTGCACGGCTGGGCTCCCCCAGGGAAGCACCCCCATCTGAGCCCAGGGAGTGAGCCCCTGCCTGGGGGGTATGGGTTCCACAGACCTGAGCCCACTGACAAGCTCACTGAGCTTCACTCTCTCTGGACCGTGGCGGACAGGGGGCGCTGGGAGCAGGGGGTCCTCAGAGTCTCATCCTCGGGTCCTTAGCAGGGCCGTGAAAGCCACCCCACCTGCCCGACCCTGACTGGGCGCCCTgggcctctgtctccctcccGTCCTGCCCCTTTGGTTTGGTAACCTGGAGGCGCCACCTGACCCTGGGTTCAGCGGGTCCCCCGTGGGGTCCTCACACCCATCCTGCAGAATGGGTCCTAGTATCACCTCCACCGTCCAGGGGACAGGACGGAGGGTGAGAGATGGGGTTGGGAGAGCCACCAAGCCAGAGGTAGCCCAGCTGGGGATCAAACCTCTTGCGGGGTCCAGAGACCGAGCTGGTGCCCACTGGGCCTTGGGCATCTTGACCACACACAGTTCCAGGCAGAGACGGCAGCCAGACAGCGTCTGAGCCTGGGCTTTCCTGTCACCTGCCCCTAGGCACTCTGCCCCCAGCTCACCACACCTCTAGTCTGGGTGGGAGCTGTGACTCTGTGTAGGTGACCCCTTGGTGTCCCGTCCCCTGGGCCCCACCTGTCCCTGagcccccacctcccacttaCTGAGATGGGGGCCCCTGTCCCCTGGGTCCCCTACCTGTGACGGGGTTGTAGCACTGCAGGGCCAGGGTGTTGTACTTGCAGGCACTGGACCCCACCAGGTAGAGCCGGCCCTGGCAGCCGGCTGCCGAGAAGTTGCTGACATACTTGAGGGCCGGGCTGACAGGTGTCCAGGTGTCTGTGTAGGGGTCATAGCTCTCCACCTCGACCACGTCCAGAGTGGTgcctgcaggggcagggggcggggtggggctgcAGGGGACTGGGCTCTGTAGAAGGGCAGGGACCACCCCGGGTGCCCCAGGACGGGAAGGCAGTGGAGGGCACAGCCTCAGTCAGCAGGTGTGTCACCCTCGTTTCAGAGAGAagtgaggctgggagaggtgagggcacTTGCTCAAGGCCCCATGGCCAAGACGTggcatggggggcggggggcaggcacACTCGTGTAAAGGATTTCCTGACTCCAGAATGGTGACAGGGTCTCATAGTAAAAGCCCTGCTGCCCCCAACCCCTCAGAACTGGGGCACCGTGGAGGGGTGACAGTGGGAGCCCCCAGGAGGCCGGCCTTCCTGGCCTCTCGCATGGGGGTAGTCCTTCCCCGGGGCGGAGGCAGTCTGTCCTAGCAGAGCTGTGGGCAGTCCCCACCACAGCGCCGGGGAGAGCCTGGCTGTGGTGGGGGTGAGGGCCTGCCCCAGGGGGCCCCGAGATCCTTGGACTCGGGACCTGTGCATGCCCTCTGCCCTCGGGCTGGGCACGACCCCTGCGGAGGGGAAGGGGCTGGGCAGGCCTGGGGACCCCAAGGTCCTTGGACTCAGGACCTATGCATGCCCTCTGCCCTCGGGCTGGGCACGACCCCTGCAGAGGGGAAGGGGCTGGGCAGGCCTGGGGACCCCGAGACCCTTGGGCTGGGCATGACCCCTGCAGAGGGACAAGGGGCTGGCCAGCACCGGGGCAGTGAGGAGCGGTCTCGAGGCCAGCTGGTCACCCAGAGAGGCCTCAGGGAGCTGGCTCGGCCCGTGTTTCATTCCTCGACATTCATCCAACCCCACATGTCCCTGGGGCGACTCTGATGGGGGCCTGGGGTGGACGGGGGTGAGGTGGGCTCCGTGCTCAGGCCGGGCAGGGTGGGGTGGACGGGGGTGAGGTGGGCTCCATGCTCGGGCCGGGCAGGGTGGGGTGGATGGGGGTGAGGTGGGCTCTGTGCTCGGGCCGGGGAGGGTGGGGCAAAGGTGACAGCAAAGGGGCCCGCTGTGGCTGCCTTCACCCCGGGGACTTCACTGAGTGGGGGACTCCGAGCTGAGACCcgggccccaggctctggggcGGGAGCGGCTGTCTCTTCGGGCAGCCTGGGGACGCGGAGAGGGTGGGCTCACCGCCGATGACGTAGATCTCCCCGTTGAGCGCTGCGCTGGCGTGGTTGGTGCGGGCCTTCAGCATGGGCGCCACGGGCTTCCAGACCGCCTCCTTCAGCAGGAAGCACCAGGCCTGGGTGGTCGACCAGGTGTCTGTCTTGGTGCCCCGCGAGCCACCTGCCGGGACAGGTGCTGTCCACTCCAGTGTCCAtcagcctggggtctgtgagCCACCAAGCGTCCGGCTCCCTTCTCTCCAGTCCAGTGCTGTGCTGACAGACGCTGGGCGGGGTGGGACACAGGGCTGGGTGGAACGCGGTGGAACAGTCTAGCAGGCTGGCCTAGGGTTCTCCATGCCCCACAAACAAGAGGTGCAAGACCGCAGTTTAAAAACctcacctgggccctggccagttggctcagtggtagagcgtctgcctggcatgcgggagtcccgggttcaattcccggccagggcacacaggagaagcgcccatctgctcccccacccctccccctctccttcttctctgtctctctcttcccctcccgcagccaaggctccactggagcaaagtttgcccgggcgctgaggatggctccatggcctccgcctcaggcgctagaatggctctgattgtggcagagcgatgccccagatgggcagagcatcgccctctggtgggcatgccgggtggatcccggtggatcccggtcgggcgcatgcgggagtctgtctgacttcctccctgtttccaacttcagaaaaatacaaaaacctcaCCTGTGGGAGCTCTTCCCCAAGCAAATCTTACAAGGACCCCCAACCTCTGACATACACAGGAGCGGAGTGACCCCTCACTGCTGCCACCACACAGTTCCGTCTGGGGGGGGTGGAAAGCTCTGGAAGGGTCTTCCCTAAGCTGTCGGGGATCCCacgaagtgtgtgtgggggtcccGCCTGCCCACCTGTGACGTAGACGCTGTTGTTGAGCGCGGCCAGGGAGAAGCCCCACTTGTGGAAGTCGGGGAAGTCCGGGAGCGTCATCCACCTCTCTGGCAGGAACGAGAGGCCAGGGGTCAGCGTGCAGAGCTCCCGGCTGGGGCCTCCCACCCCTCAGCTCCCATTCTACTCAGCGAGGGCAGAGACGTCCCCTCACCAGCTAAACAGAGCACAGGGGGAGGGGGCCAGGGGCTCCCGGGGGGGCGGGGTCCGAGCCGGCTCTGGGGGCTCctcagagcctggcacccagactGGACAAAGGCTGGCCCCAGGCTGGGCTGAGAGGTGGCCCAGGCTCCAGAGGCTGCTCCCACACGGACCCCCGCAGCTGGCCCCGCTGACACCAAACAAATCTTCTGGTTTGGACCTCCCTCAGTCGGAAGGGGTGGTGTGTCCAGGGGTCTGACCTCCAGTCCCGAGTGGGTTCTCCCAGAAACATCACTCAGGTGCCTTCGGTCACCTGGGCACCTCTGTGCTCCCGTGAGCCGGGGCGTGCCGGGGATCGGACACCTGTCCCAGCTCTCATGCAccggctgtgtggccttggactagCCCGGCTCAGTGTCTCTGTCTGTGGGAAGGGGTAACTCCCACCCCAGGGATGTGTGGGGACCACGTGAGACAACGTGTGTCCGTCATTCAGCAACTGCTCAGCCACAGGTGGCTCTCAGGGCCGGAGAAGGCACCCGAGTCCGACCTGCCTGCCCCGAGCCACACGAGGTTGACCGAGGCCGGGAGCGGCTGAGAAAATGCTTTGAGAAAAACCAAATGAGACCATAAGAGTGGGGACATCTGAGTCCTGTAAGTGGACACACTTCGGGGGTTTGTGGAAGGGAGGGACCAGGCTTGGGAAGACTCTGTCCATTGTTGACGAGAGTTTTTAGGCCGCGGCGGCACCTCGGGCCTTGCTGGGCAGGGGCTGCGTGTCCCCCCTGACTCATGTCTGTGTCACCCCAGGGTGGGGACTGCCCAGACGTCGGTCACCAGCCCTTTGCCTGCCAGCATCCCCCCTGCCACCCACCCCGGCAGGATCCGAGGACAGCTGCTCCCGGGAGGAGCCAGCGAGCTCATCTGATGTCAGGCCTGAAATCCCCTGACCTGAGACAGCTGGCCCCAAGCCTGCCAGCCGCGGACGCTATGGGGTGGCTGGTGACCAGCCCAGCACCCCCAGGACACCAGCCAGCCTTCATCAGTGCTGCCCGCAGAGCTTTCCCCGGGGCCAACGTGGACCCCCCAGGCGGGAAAGCCGCCTCCCAAGGGCAGGCCGGACTCCACGCCATGTGCTTCTCATTTTAACTCTGTGAGGAGCCCATTCcacagatgaggacacagaggcTCAGGGGGGTCAGATGACCTGCTCAAAGGCTGGACTTAGAATCCCACTGGGGCTGACCCAGGACTGAGCTTCATCCCCGAGGCTACGTGCACCCCCCACTGAGGCCACGGTCTCGTCAGGCACACAGGGCGGGAGCACCGAGAGGAAGCAGCGCCCCCCGCCCCTGGCCCGACGACATGGGGCAGCTGAGCCCCTGACTGGGGGCCTGGCCCGTACGTGGCCTCAAGGACAGAACCGTGGCTGTGGTTGGAGGGAGAGGGGCCCACAGCAACCCCCCCAGGCCCCCTGCCGCCCTGGGGGCCCAGGTACACCCGGAATGGGCCCACTCTCTGTACACGGGGCGCCATGGCTCCTGTCCGGTGGCTGGGACAGTGGCTGAGCTCTGGATGCAGGgccgggggggtggggtggggggtactCACTGGCTTTGGTGTTGTAGAAAGCGAAGTTCCCAAGGTGGGGGGCGggctcctcctcaccctcctcctcctcctccagggcccgcccgcccaccaccaccagcacctcctCCTGCTGCGGCCAGGCCAGGGGCAGTGCCTGCGGGCAGAGGGAAGGGCGACAGCT
The sequence above is drawn from the Saccopteryx bilineata isolate mSacBil1 chromosome 5, mSacBil1_pri_phased_curated, whole genome shotgun sequence genome and encodes:
- the KLHL30 gene encoding kelch-like protein 30, whose translation is MVRNVDDLDFQLPSHAQDMLDGLQRMRSQPKLADVTLLVGGRELPCHRGLLALSSPYFHAMFAGDFAESFSARVELWDVEAAVVGQLVDFAYTGRLTITQANVEALTRTATRLHFPAVQKVCGHYLQQQLDATNCLGICEFGEQQGLLGVAAKAWAFLRENFEAVAQEDEFLQLSQDRLATCLASDLLQVQPEQSRLEALLRWVRHDPQARAARLPELLGLVRLDAVPRPCVQQLLTTEPLILQSEACRVALSQGCDEALPLAWPQQEEVLVVVGGRALEEEEEGEEEPAPHLGNFAFYNTKAKRWMTLPDFPDFHKWGFSLAALNNSVYVTGGSRGTKTDTWSTTQAWCFLLKEAVWKPVAPMLKARTNHASAALNGEIYVIGGTTLDVVEVESYDPYTDTWTPVSPALKYVSNFSAAGCQGRLYLVGSSACKYNTLALQCYNPVTEAWSMIASPFIPKYLSSPRCAALQGALYLVGDNTKKVYVYDPGANLWQKVQPLHSLHENGALVPLGGALYATGGRWQGMGGDYHVEMEAYDPRRDAWTRHGALPRPWLYHCASTVFLDVSKWTQPFRAAQEH